TCCCGCCGCCGGACCCCCACTTTGTACTGACGACTATTGAGGTCTAAACGGCTGGTGCAACCCAATCGCACCCGCAGGAGACGACTCGTCCAATCGACGATTCCATTGAGGGCAATCAAAGCGTAAAACAATGTCCAAAGCTGCCCATAGCGCAGGGACTGTAAACTGAGATAAATTTCATAACCCAGGCCCCCTGCCCCAATAATCCCTAGCACTGCCGCCGAGCGTAGGGAGCATTCAAAGCGATAAAAACTATAGGACAACAAGTTAAATAGCGCCTGGGGTAAAATACCATACAAAAAAGCCTGGGCCACGGGGACACCGCTATGAATGAGCGCCGTAAATCCTTGCCTTGGGGTTTCATCAATGATTTCTGCAAAAATTTTCGCGACGATCGCCCCAAAGGGAATGGCGATCGCCCCCAGGGCCACCACCGAATCTAGACCCCAAAAGTTGATCAAAATCAAGCCCCACACCACCTCATGGATCGCCCGGGGAATTGCCAAGATCGCCCGAATCGTTCCATATCCTCCCCCCTTAGCGCCGGGAAAAGCCACTTCCCAAAGTAATTGGGCGCTGAGTAAGCCAGCAAACATGCCCAGCACCAAGCTTAAAAAAGTGCCACAGACCGCATAGGCAAAGGTCGTCAAGGTGGCCCGGAGGGTCAATGCGAGAAAATCTACCGTTAGATCTGGCTGGAGAGCAGCCCCAAAAAATCGTTGTAAATTGGCCCAACCTTGGAGATTGACGGCAGCCCCCCCCCGACAAATGACATCTAACAAGCTGAGGGCGATCGCTAGGGCAAAGCAGCCATATCCCCAAGTCTGGGGTCGGATATCTCGGGGCAAGGGTGGGGAGATTCTAAATATCAGTGGCAAGATCCGGCGGAGAGTATGGCAAAATTATCAACAAATAATTATTAAACACATTAAGGAAACCTTCATTATGACTCCCTCTTTGGCAAACTTTTTCTACAGTCTCTTAGCTGGCACTTTGGTGGTAGTCATTCCCGCCACCGCATTTCTAATTTTCATCAGCCAGCAAGACAAAATCAAGCGTCAATAAATTTCCCCCCTATGGGCAAGCTAATGGAGGTGGGCCTTACCCTCGGGCTGTCCACCTCTATTGTCGTTGAATAAGATATCGTAGAGGCTGGAAACGGAAGCCGTTACTATAGGTAGTAGAGTCAAGGGAGATCAAAGATGGTTAATTTTGGGCTAAATTCCGCCAGCATTTTAGGGATCGCGTTGGCCGCGGCAGGAGCATCCCTCTATTTTCTCCGGTCGGTGCGCCCAGAACTCTCCCGGGACCATGATATTTTTTTTGCAGCTGTTGGTTTGCTCTGTGGCTTTATTTTACTTTTCCAAGGTTGGCGCCTAGACCCCATTCTCCAGTTTGGGCAATTTCTCCTATCTGGCTCGGCAGTATTTTTTGCCATCGAATCGATCCGCCTCCGGGGACTGGCCACAGAGCAGGCCCGTCGCAATACCCCCATCGTGGATGATGAGCGACCGGTCAGTCGAGTTTACAGAGCAGAACTAGACCAGATTGAGCCCTACCAAGGGGAAGAACGCTATGAACGTCGCCTACGGGGTTATCCGGAACCGCGCTCCAGCCGCAGTCGTGGTTATGAAGATGAAACGCCCCGGGGCAGTGGTAGCCGTCCCAGTCGCAATCGTCCTCCCAGTGATTATGGCGATCGCCCCAGCCGTCCTACCCCCCCAAACAATCGCCGCCCTAGTCGCCCTGCCCCTCCCAACAATCGCCGTCCTCGCCCAGACCGATATGATGATGCCTATGGTCAGGAAGGAAGCGTGACAGATGTGTGGTCTGAAGATGCATGGAATGAAGGCGATCGCCCTGTAGAGGATGCGCCCCGTCGTCCCCGTCGCCCCCGTCCGGAGGATGACGCGCCCCGTCGTCCCCGTCGCCCTCGCCCCGATGCCTATGGGTTAGCCGATGACGAAGTGGCCACCGTTGATTATCAACCCATCGATGGGGGCTTTGGGGACGATCAAGATTGGGATGATCCGGCCCCGGACATGCCCGATGCCCCTGAAGGCGATCGCCCAAATAACCCCGTAAATTTCGACTATTAGGATCTGGCTTAAAGTTCTTTGTTAGGTCTATCAATTGACGTGCCTAGGCCAATTCTCCGTTTTTTCTGGCTCCTTACGCTCCTCCTGGGGCTGGGAGGCTGCTCCTTTGGAAACACATCCCTGACTCCGGTTTCCCTGAACAGCCGTTTTCACGATGAACAGCCGGCCCTGAGTGGGGATGGCCGCTGGCTTGCCTTCATTTCTAATCGCCATGGCACCAGTGAGCTGCTTTTTTATAATCTAGAGCAACGGCAGTTCGTCGAGCTCCCCAATGTGAATCAAAACAATGCCATTTATGAGAGTCCGAGCCTCAGTCGCACGGGACGGTATTTGGTTTACCTATCGAGCCCCCTGGGAAAACCCGATATTATTCTCTATGACCGGGCAACCAAGCGGTCTGATATTTTGACCCAAGGCTACCGGCACTGGGTACGCAACCCGAAAATTAGTCCCGACGGCCGTTATGTGGTGTTTGAATCGGCGCGCCGGGGTCAGTGGGATATTGAGGTGCTAGACCGAGGCCCGAATATTGAATTTGATCTCCCCCAGGAGGTTTTGATCAATCCCTAGATCAGGGTAAGAGGTAGAGAAATCATTGTGGAGTAATGTAATTTTTTTTCAGGTTGACAAGAAAATTAATCGGAGTATGATTTTACATAACTTAATCTTGTCATTGTAAAATCTTAGTCTGGACTACCCCGCCTTAGCCCCACAGACAGACAAGCATTCTGTTCCAGGCGATCGCCTAATTGTTAGCAACGTCAGCTAGTGCATCTGAAATATGATTAATCCATCGATTTTGAGCCTTGGTATTGCTGCGGGAGCGACCTGTTTAAGCGTCTCCAGTAAAGAAGAAATTGTTAAAGTTGCCACCGGCTTTGTCGCCGTTCTTGCCGGTCTTCTAGCCCTCTGTTATGCGCCCTGGGAAATTAAGGTTTTGGTTGTGGTCGTGCCGGTGATTATAGAACGCCTCAGAGCCCGCGCCTCCGGTCAATAGGGTTCAAAATTTTTATCTTTTAATTTGACGCGATCTCATTAGAAGCTCCCACCACCGCTTTTTTATTCTGGGGATCGAGACGTTGGTCAAACCAGTCTAAGATTCTTTGCCATGCCCACCAGGGATCTGAGTCGCCCCAATGGTCTTGGCATTGGCGATCGCTAACATAGCCCACATGACCCCCAAAGCGAGTAATCCGAGTATCAAGATTTTTATTTTGGCGACTCACCGCCTCTAAGTCGTCCACCAAATCCGGGACAAACAGCGGATCATCCGCTGCATACAAAATAAACGTGGGTCGCTGTAAATCACCTAAAAAATATAGGGGGCTGGTGGCTTCGTAATAGTCTTTTGTGGTCGCAAATCCCAGGGGCGGGATCACCAAATACTGGTCAAATTCCCGAATTGTGGTTGCTTTTTCGATCATCTCTGGTTGGAAAGAATCGGGATGGTATGTGTGCAACTGCCAAGCGAGTTTTTGTAAATTTTTGGCGATCGCCTGCTCAAAGTTGCGCTTGAGGGGATGTTTTTCCAGATAAGACAAAGAACGGTGCGATTCTAAGCTGGGGCAAATGACGGCCCCCGCCAGAATATCTCCGGGTTCTAGACCGAGAGACCGGAGATCTAATTCCTGAGCTTTTTTCAAACCCCAGAGTGCTAACTGCCCCCCGAGGGAGTAGCCCGTAAAGAAAAAGGGAGGTTTTAACCCCAGGTGTTGTTTCCCCTGGGCGGCCAAACGGACAAAATCTTCCCCTTCATACAGGCCATCACTGGTCAGGTCTGGCGAAAGGGCGGCAGTTTTGCCATGGGCCCGCCAATCGAAGAACAAAATTCCGTAGCCTGCCTGGTGAGCTTTGTGGGCTAGAATTTCGAGAAACCACTGGTCTTCAAGGCTGCCCGTAATCCCATAGGTGGCAACAATGGTTCCTTTCGTTATTTGGGGTTGGCTGTACTGGCAAAAAAGGGGAGTTTGGTTCGCCCCGGTCAGGACCACATCCTGAAATTCGGGGGGACTATCTTTGGTTTGCGATCGCCACCGTTTAGCAGCCCCAAAAGCAGTGTAGATGGTTATCGCAACGCCAGACCGTAACCAGAGGGGCGGTTGATAAAACATAAATCAAGGCTTAATTACTTATTTATTACCAGCTTTTTTTGCCAATTGCTTTGCTTTTTTCGCCGCTTTCTTCGCTGCTTCCTGTTCTGTTTTGAGGCGCTGGCGTTCAGCTGCTTTTTCCTGTTCGATTTTTTCGAGATAGTAATGGTAGTCGCCGTTATAGACAACAAACTCACCATCGCGAATTTCGACGATTTTATTGGCTACCTGGGAAATAAAGTAACGGTCATGGGAGACGATCGCCACCGTGCCGTCGTATTCCTTGAGAGCATCTTCGAGCATCTCTTTGGCAGGAATATCAAGGTGGTTGGTGGGCTCATCGAGAATCAAGAAATTGGCTGGGGTGAGGAGCATTTTCGCCAGGGCAAGGCGAGCTTTTTCGCCCCCACTGAGAGCTCCCACTTTCTTAAAGACTGTATCGCCACTGAATAGGAACTGTCCCAACAACGTCCGTACTTCGCCGTTTGTCCAATCGGGGACTTCATCATGGATCGTATCCATCACGGTTTTTTCGAGATCTAGAGCTTCGGCCTGATTCTGCTCGAAGTAGCCAGGGATAATGTTGTGGGTTCCCAGTTTGACACTGCCTTCATCGTAGCTTTCCATGCCCATGACCATCCGTAGGGTGGTGGACTTGCCACAACCATTGGGCCCCAGGAAGGCAATGCGATCGCCCCGTTCGATTGCCAGATTTGCCCCCAGGAACAAAAGTTTGTCATCGTAGGTATGGGTGAGGTCTTTGATCGTCACCACCTCTTGGCCACCCCGGGGGGCTGGGGGAAATTTAAACTTGAGGGTACGCACATCACTAATGGGCGCTTCAATGCGTTCCACTTTATCGAGCAATTTCTCGCGGCTTTTTGCCTGGGTGCTGCGGGTGGCACTGGCCCGGAATTTTTCGATAAATTCTTGCTGTTTGGCTAAATCTTTTTGTTGCCGTTCAAAGGCAGACAGTTGAGCGTCTTTATTTTCGGCTTTCTGTTGGAGGTATTGGGAATAGTTGCCCAGATAGGTGGTGGAAACTCCCCGCTCCGTTTCGACAATTTTGGTGCAGAGGCGATCGAGAAATTCCCGGTCATGGGAAATAATCACCATCGGCGTTTTTAGGCCGCGCAGGTAATTTTCGAGCCATTCAATGGTTTCTAAATCTAGGTGGTTGGTCGGCTCGTCCAGGAGTAAAATATCGGGTTCCTGGAGCAGGATTTTACCTAAACTGATTCGCATCTGCCAGCCGCCACTAAAAGAGCTGACCAGGCGATCGCCATCCTCGATTTCAAAGCCCACTTCCGGGAGGATTTTTTCAATCTGCGATTCTAGACGGTAACCGTCGAGGGCTTCAAACTTCCGTTGGGCCCGGTCAAGCTGGTGAATCAGATCATCTAAATCTGCATCAGGCTCGGCCATCTCATGCTGGATCCGGTGCATATCATCCTGCACAGCGTTGGCTTCTACGAACACCGTCCACATTTCTTCGCGTACGGTGCGGGTCGGTACCACATCAAATTCTTGGGTCAGATGGGCGATGCGCAGATCAGCAGGACGCACAATTTCCCCATCGGTGGGCTCAATTTCCCCCATAATGATCTTCATCTGGGTCGATTTTCCGGCCCCATTGACCCCCACGAGGCCAACCCGTTCGCCAGTTTTTACTTCCCAGTTAATGTCCTTGAGAACTTCGCCGGTGGGATAAATTTTGCGGATGTGCTCAAGTCTCAACATTTAGAAAGAACTCCTGTTTGGGATTAGCATCAGTCTATAACAAATTGTAAACTTTTTTCGTTTCTCCCCATCATGACCCGTAGCACCCTCAATCTTGATGAAAATCTTTATAACTATCTATTGAATATTTCCTTACGGGAACATCCCATTCTTCAAGAACTGCGGGAAATCACCGCCCAGCATCAAGCGGCCCAGATGCAAATTGCCCCGGAACAGGGTCAATTTATGGCCTGGCTCGTGCAATTAATGGGGGCAAAGAAAACCTTAGACATTGGCGTTTTTACCGGATATAGTGCCCTCGCTGTGGCGATCGCCCTCCCCCCAGATGGCCAAGTCATTGCTTGCGATCGCGACCCCAGGCCAACGGCGATCGCCCAAACCTACTGGAAGAAAGCCGGAGTTGCCGACAAAATTGATCTCCGTCTTGCCCCGGCCCTAGACACCTTGGCGCAACTCCTTGAGCATGGGGCTGCAGAAAGCTTTGATTTTGCCTTTATTGATGCGGATAAGGGCAACTACTTAAACTACTTTGAAAAATGCTTCGCTTTGGTGCGACCTGGGGGCGTTATTGCCATTGATAATGTGTTGTGGTCCGGGCGGGTCGCCGACCCCCATGACCAAGACAAGCGCACCCTAAAAATTCGCGCCTTTAATGAATTTTTGCATCAAGACCCTCGGATTAGTTTAACGGTGTTGCCCATGGCTGATGGTCTGACCTTAGCCCGGAAGTTGTAGGGATTTTTTAGGGATTTTTTTCGAAGCCCACCGCTTTTTTGATCGTAAAAATAGGCCGCTGTTTCACTTCATCGTAAATTCGTCCGATATATTCCCCGAGAATCCCTAAACAAATAAGCTGTACTGCCCCGAGAAAGAAAACAGCAATAGTAATCAGGGTATAACCGATCAACTGGGGCGGCGCGTCATAAATCCGCCAGAACAGCACCAGAATGATCATGGCGATCGCCACCAATGCCGCCATTAAGCCTAAATAAGTGGCAATTTTGAGGGGTTTACGAGATAGGGAAATAATGCCATCTATGGCGAGGTTTAAAGATTTACGAAAAGTGTACTTCACCTTACCAGCAAAGCGGGGATCCCGGTTAAATCGAACGGCAGTTTGGGGAAAACCAATCCATGCCCGTAACCCCCGGATATAACGGTGTTTTTCTGGCATGCTGTTGAGAATATCCACCACTTGGCGGGACATTAAACAAAAGTCACCCGTGTCCGTTGGAATGGGAATCTCTGTAAACTGATTTAAGATGCGATAGAAGCCGTAGGCCATCAGTTTTTTCAGCCAACTTTCCTGGGCCCGGCTCAGGCGCTGGGCATAGACTACATGGTAGCCACTGCGCCATTGCTCAATCAGTTGTGGCAGTAGTTCTGGCGGATCTTGGAGATCCGCATCCATGATAATGACCGCTTCTCCTTGGGCATATTGCAGGCCGGCGGTCACTGCGATTTGATGGCCGAAATTCCGGGCTAAACTAAGGTAATGGACGCGAGAATCGCTTTGATGGAGTGCTTCAAGGATTGCAAGGGAACGATCCTTGCTGCCGTCGTCAACTAAAACTAACTCCGTGGAGCCATCTAATTGGTCAATCACCTGGACAACCCGCCGATACATTTCGCGTAGATTGTCTTCCTCGTTATAAACCGGAATGATAATGGAGTAAGTAATCATCAAAGAACACGTTCTAGGAAGCCATGACAATTAAATGATGCTTCCAAAGTGATTGAAGGGCCAGAATTTAAAAATGGCATGGCCAATGATATGTTCTGCGGGGACAAAACCCCAGATATGGGAATCATTACTATTGTTGCGATTATCCCCTAGGACAAAGAATGTGTGCTCAGGAACTGTTAATTCCGGCAATTCGTAGTCTGGCTTTGCGGCGATAAAAGGCTCTGTTAAGGGCTCTTGATCCACATAAACACTGCCGTTGTGCACAGACACCGTTTGCCCGGCGGTGGCAATGACACGTTTAATAAAAGCCTGTTGGGGATTGTAGCCCAGGAGTTCGAGTTGGGGGGGCGTCCGAAACACCACTACATCCCCCTGGTGTACGGGCTGGAAATGGTAGGACAATTTTTCGACCACAATGCGATCGCCTAAATCAAGGGTCGGCAACATGGAGCCGGAGGGGATATAACGGGGTTCGGCGATCAACCAGCGCACCACAATGGCGATCGCCAAAGCGATGAGCAAAACACGAATATTTTCCCAAAGGGCAGCCCACCCCTGCGATGGCTGGTTAGCAGATGTTTTTTCGCCCTGGTTAGCCATAAATTGTTTCAGACCTTGGTGATACGGCTTTATATTGTGGCACGTCCACGCTGGTTCAGAACAGACTGCCACAACCACAACAGAAAGCGGCGTAAGGAATTGGGAGATTGCGTTCCCCAGAGGTTAATCGCCACACAAACAGCCCCAAAAGCCGGTAGGAGAAACGTCGGGATCATCACGACCCCGATCAAAAACCAGGTGCTCACATGGAGTACCATCAGCGTCACCCCTCCATAGACCGCGATCGCATTTTTTTGGATGAGACTAGGGGGAGCCTGGCGCACCACGTAGACCAGGGT
The nucleotide sequence above comes from [Synechococcus] sp. NIES-970. Encoded proteins:
- the phnE gene encoding putative phosphonate ABC transporter, whose protein sequence is MPRDIRPQTWGYGCFALAIALSLLDVICRGGAAVNLQGWANLQRFFGAALQPDLTVDFLALTLRATLTTFAYAVCGTFLSLVLGMFAGLLSAQLLWEVAFPGAKGGGYGTIRAILAIPRAIHEVVWGLILINFWGLDSVVALGAIAIPFGAIVAKIFAEIIDETPRQGFTALIHSGVPVAQAFLYGILPQALFNLLSYSFYRFECSLRSAAVLGIIGAGGLGYEIYLSLQSLRYGQLWTLFYALIALNGIVDWTSRLLRVRLGCTSRLDLNSRQYKVGVRRRDWLLGTMVLGLGLVTWGFWYIAPDWARLWSGRGQRFLGEVATQLQQLQLDGAQLKQLGILCLQTVEMSILAIALAGLGGFVLAFLAAKNQGSFPWPVHFLSHLSLLLCRSIPAPIWALVIVFVMFPGILPGAIALGLHNLGILGRLMTEVIENVPPEPLKALRNLGSTEINVWLYGTVPLTLPNFIAYSFYRWEVCLRETVIVGLVGAGGLGRLLTEQLSSFNYAGVSVTLVCFLLLTCAVDSLSSFLRQKTC
- the psbX gene encoding photosystem II PsbX protein, PSII-X, whose protein sequence is MTPSLANFFYSLLAGTLVVVIPATAFLIFISQQDKIKRQ
- a CDS encoding Ycf66-like protein, whose translation is MVNFGLNSASILGIALAAAGASLYFLRSVRPELSRDHDIFFAAVGLLCGFILLFQGWRLDPILQFGQFLLSGSAVFFAIESIRLRGLATEQARRNTPIVDDERPVSRVYRAELDQIEPYQGEERYERRLRGYPEPRSSRSRGYEDETPRGSGSRPSRNRPPSDYGDRPSRPTPPNNRRPSRPAPPNNRRPRPDRYDDAYGQEGSVTDVWSEDAWNEGDRPVEDAPRRPRRPRPEDDAPRRPRRPRPDAYGLADDEVATVDYQPIDGGFGDDQDWDDPAPDMPDAPEGDRPNNPVNFDY
- a CDS encoding WD40-like beta propeller repeat protein, with translation MPRPILRFFWLLTLLLGLGGCSFGNTSLTPVSLNSRFHDEQPALSGDGRWLAFISNRHGTSELLFYNLEQRQFVELPNVNQNNAIYESPSLSRTGRYLVYLSSPLGKPDIILYDRATKRSDILTQGYRHWVRNPKISPDGRYVVFESARRGQWDIEVLDRGPNIEFDLPQEVLINP
- a CDS encoding hypothetical protein (conserved hypothetical protein), yielding MINPSILSLGIAAGATCLSVSSKEEIVKVATGFVAVLAGLLALCYAPWEIKVLVVVVPVIIERLRARASGQ
- a CDS encoding hydrolase, alpha/beta fold family; the encoded protein is MFYQPPLWLRSGVAITIYTAFGAAKRWRSQTKDSPPEFQDVVLTGANQTPLFCQYSQPQITKGTIVATYGITGSLEDQWFLEILAHKAHQAGYGILFFDWRAHGKTAALSPDLTSDGLYEGEDFVRLAAQGKQHLGLKPPFFFTGYSLGGQLALWGLKKAQELDLRSLGLEPGDILAGAVICPSLESHRSLSYLEKHPLKRNFEQAIAKNLQKLAWQLHTYHPDSFQPEMIEKATTIREFDQYLVIPPLGFATTKDYYEATSPLYFLGDLQRPTFILYAADDPLFVPDLVDDLEAVSRQNKNLDTRITRFGGHVGYVSDRQCQDHWGDSDPWWAWQRILDWFDQRLDPQNKKAVVGASNEIASN
- a CDS encoding ABC-type transport protein, producing MLRLEHIRKIYPTGEVLKDINWEVKTGERVGLVGVNGAGKSTQMKIIMGEIEPTDGEIVRPADLRIAHLTQEFDVVPTRTVREEMWTVFVEANAVQDDMHRIQHEMAEPDADLDDLIHQLDRAQRKFEALDGYRLESQIEKILPEVGFEIEDGDRLVSSFSGGWQMRISLGKILLQEPDILLLDEPTNHLDLETIEWLENYLRGLKTPMVIISHDREFLDRLCTKIVETERGVSTTYLGNYSQYLQQKAENKDAQLSAFERQQKDLAKQQEFIEKFRASATRSTQAKSREKLLDKVERIEAPISDVRTLKFKFPPAPRGGQEVVTIKDLTHTYDDKLLFLGANLAIERGDRIAFLGPNGCGKSTTLRMVMGMESYDEGSVKLGTHNIIPGYFEQNQAEALDLEKTVMDTIHDEVPDWTNGEVRTLLGQFLFSGDTVFKKVGALSGGEKARLALAKMLLTPANFLILDEPTNHLDIPAKEMLEDALKEYDGTVAIVSHDRYFISQVANKIVEIRDGEFVVYNGDYHYYLEKIEQEKAAERQRLKTEQEAAKKAAKKAKQLAKKAGNK
- a CDS encoding O-methyltransferase; this translates as MTRSTLNLDENLYNYLLNISLREHPILQELREITAQHQAAQMQIAPEQGQFMAWLVQLMGAKKTLDIGVFTGYSALAVAIALPPDGQVIACDRDPRPTAIAQTYWKKAGVADKIDLRLAPALDTLAQLLEHGAAESFDFAFIDADKGNYLNYFEKCFALVRPGGVIAIDNVLWSGRVADPHDQDKRTLKIRAFNEFLHQDPRISLTVLPMADGLTLARKL
- a CDS encoding glycosyl transferase, group 2 family protein is translated as MITYSIIIPVYNEEDNLREMYRRVVQVIDQLDGSTELVLVDDGSKDRSLAILEALHQSDSRVHYLSLARNFGHQIAVTAGLQYAQGEAVIIMDADLQDPPELLPQLIEQWRSGYHVVYAQRLSRAQESWLKKLMAYGFYRILNQFTEIPIPTDTGDFCLMSRQVVDILNSMPEKHRYIRGLRAWIGFPQTAVRFNRDPRFAGKVKYTFRKSLNLAIDGIISLSRKPLKIATYLGLMAALVAIAMIILVLFWRIYDAPPQLIGYTLITIAVFFLGAVQLICLGILGEYIGRIYDEVKQRPIFTIKKAVGFEKNP
- the lepB_1 gene encoding signal peptidase I; translated protein: MANQGEKTSANQPSQGWAALWENIRVLLIALAIAIVVRWLIAEPRYIPSGSMLPTLDLGDRIVVEKLSYHFQPVHQGDVVVFRTPPQLELLGYNPQQAFIKRVIATAGQTVSVHNGSVYVDQEPLTEPFIAAKPDYELPELTVPEHTFFVLGDNRNNSNDSHIWGFVPAEHIIGHAIFKFWPFNHFGSII
- a CDS encoding hypothetical protein (conserved hypothetical membrane protein), with protein sequence MLSSIFEQLCEFSRCHCIAICGGLVPFNLILSFLTLVYVVRQAPPSLIQKNAIAVYGGVTLMVLHVSTWFLIGVVMIPTFLLPAFGAVCVAINLWGTQSPNSLRRFLLWLWQSVLNQRGRATI